A single window of Aspergillus oryzae RIB40 DNA, chromosome 8 DNA harbors:
- a CDS encoding NuoB/complex I 20 kDa subunit family protein (NADH-ubiquinone oxidoreductase, NUFS7/PSST/20 kDa subunit): MFTAHIPSCKASFTELASEIFSRTTIDQLVNWARQSSLWPLSFGLACCAVEMMQVSMPRYDQDRLGIIFRASPRQSDVMVVAGTVTNKMGPALRQCYDQMPDPKWVISMGSCANGGGYYHYSYSVVRGVDRIVPVDVYIPGCPPTPEAFLCGIFQLQKKMRHTKVTRMWYRR; this comes from the exons ATGTTTACGGCACACATACCTTCGTGCAAAGCTTCGTTCACAGAACTGGCAAGTGAAATCTTTTCTCG GACAACCATCGATCAACTGGTAAACTGGGCCCGTCAAAGCTCCCTATGGCCCCTAAGCTTCGGCCTCGCCTGCTGTGCCGTAGAAATGATGCAAGTCTCCATGCCCCGCTACGACCAAGATCGTCTCGGAATAATCTTCCGCGCCTCGCCCCGACAATCGGACGTCATGGTCGTGGCTGGCACGGTCACCAATAAGATGGGTCCAGCTCTGAGACAATGCTATGATCAGATGCCGGACCCGAAATGGGTTATCAGCATGGGTAGCTGCGCTAACGGGGGTGGATATTATCATTACAGTTATAGCGTTGTTAGGGGTGTGGATCGAATTGTTCCCGTTGATGTTTATATCCCGGGTTGTCCGCCTACGCCGGAGGCATTTTTGTGTGGTATCTTCCAgttgcagaagaagatgaggcaCACTAAGGTTACACGGATGTGGTATCGGCGGTAG
- a CDS encoding uncharacterized protein (predicted protein), which translates to MAIFLYLWCTTIALLLLFGIHLLRRLGILITARPLPPSRGLTASHKANTKAGKAARTMTPVEGECYYMVNTIKEYSNKKTIIIAVLKEEQSFTYLKRKYRPKKVIPSIDKDVQSAMREACELAGRRKNIKVIMSSYLPYMAYFQPSTIPSTAIVMMPKSYRGEKASSQREAVARARFHSPKKVEPEVSSKGKPGIAYDTFIEVFECCYL; encoded by the exons ATGGCAATTTTCCTGTACCTTTGGTGTACTACGATTGCGCTGCTCCTGCTTTTCGGGATTCATCTGCTTCGTCGGCTTGGTATTTTAATCACTGCTCGACCGTTGCCGCCTTCTCGGGGTCTGACTGCATCTCACAAGGCTAACACCAAAGCTGGCAAGGCGGCACGTACGATGACTCCAGTGGAAGGTGAATGTTACTATATGGTAAACACCATTAAAGAGTATAGTAATAAGAAAACAATTATCATTGCCGTTCTCAAGGAGGAACAGTCCTTCACCTATTTGAAAAGGAAGTACCGAC ccaagaaggtcatccCCTCGATAGACAAAGATGTCCAATCTGCAATGCGTGAGGCGTGTGAGCTCGCTGGGCGGCGAAAGAATATTAAGGTTATCATGAGCTCATATCTGCCCTATATGGCTTATTTTCAACCATCCACCATTCCCAGCACCGCCATTGTTATGATGCCGAAGAGTTACCGAGGGGAGAAGGCGTCGTCTCAAAGAGAGGCGGTCGCTCGTGCTAGGTTTCACAGCCCTAAGAAAGTAGAACCAGAGGTTAGTTCGAAGGGTAAGCCGGGCATTGCTTATGATACATTTATCGAGGTTTTTGAATGCTGCTATCTATGA
- a CDS encoding uncharacterized protein (predicted protein), whose translation MTRSILHTLADHAQEVEKIIHVRFSNFVDTMPKGTRHVTLLYHQCVIVATRPLLLSPLIERLENLDHEREYWQSFLALTKTLISIGIKSAVKMLQILSKEDYLLEIFLLYGLEFTYAAALHLVMTNALFPQALDGQAYLEEAHWILDEMISNGNKVAEVRKAELVHLQMLFEELTARVKSQGLQPLTLTSPTGAEAVPQTQIVEEDGEGETVTDIGVWDLPIPGDSLTSHPADMQMSSVELLNNIGISSSDFLYIVDQIGNPDVSYSISDLGRAGGEME comes from the exons ATGACTAGGTCCATCCTCCATACACTAGCCGACCACGCCCAGGAAGTGGAGAAAATCATTCACGTCCGGTTCTCGAATTTTGTCGATACAATGCCCAAGGGGACGCGACATGTCACATTGCTGTACCATCAG TGCGTAATCGTGGCAACCCGACCACTTCTCCTTTCGCCTCTCATCGAGCGATTAGAAAACCTCGATCACGAGAGAGAATACTGGCAATCGTTTTTAGCTCTTACAAAAACCCTCATATCCATCGGAATCAAGTCCGCCGTGAAAATGCTTCAAATACTATCCAAGGAGGATTATCTTCTCG AAATCTTCCTCCTATATGGCCTCGAATTCACCTACGCCGCCGCCCTCCACCTCGTAATGACAAACGCACTCTTCCCCCAAGCCCTAGACGGCCAAGCGTACCTCGAAGAAGCACACTGGATCCTCGACGAAATGATCTCCAACGGCAACAAAGTAGCCGAGGTCCGGAAGGCAGAACTAGTACATCTCCAAATGCTATTTGAGGAGCTAACAGCACGAGTAAAGTCCCAAGGGCTCCAGCCTCTAACATTAACCAGCCCAACTGGTGCGGAAGCTGTGCCTCAAACCCAGATagtggaagaggatggagagggagagacGGTTACTGAtattggggtttgggatCTCCCGATTCCAGGTGACTCGCTTACGTCGCATCCGGCTGATATGCAGATGTCGAGTGTGGAGTTGCTTAATAATATTgggatttcttcttcggactTTCTATATATTGTGGACCAGATTGGGAATCCGGATGTTTCGTATAGTATTTCGGATCTTGGGCGCGCTGGGGGTGAGATGGAGTGA
- a CDS encoding uncharacterized protein (predicted protein) — protein MSTTTVRPPTISHTVVGPVRLTGARPTNELPQWLIDEAKIEEKQSFDPKMHMNYHPPSKIYTMKEIGLEGQGISPNAVTAPFQLFNEEAIKQMRAEIFSRPVLDECQYTSSFVKNTIRGMGPARAPFIYDVWRSPEVLAKISEVAGIDLIPAMNYEIAAINISVNDQTTTVLNNTKSEDEDLSAFAWHWDSYPFVCVTMLSDYTGMVGGETALKTASDEIMKVRGPAMGTAVVMQGRYIEHQALKAFGGKERISMITSFRAKSPLVKDDCVLTGVRSISNVLELYREWSEYRLKVLEERIRAELENERQKQLGQRPFSISDMKTFLIHQREYLDATIAELME, from the exons ATGTCGACTACAACCGTTAGACCCCCAACGATCTCCCACACAGTGGTTGGCCCTGTGAGACTCACAGGAGCACGTCCAACCAACGAACTGCCACAATGGCTTATCGATGAAGCAAAGATCGAGGAAAAGCAATCTTTCGACCCCAAAATGCACATGAACTACCACCCTCCGTCGAAGATCTACACCATGAAGGAGATCGGCCTTGAAGGCCAGGGAATCTCCCCGAACGCAGTCACTGCACCATTCCAACTTTTCAACGAGGAAGCCATTAAGCAAATGAGAGCAGAGATTTTCAGCAGGCCAGTGCTTGATGAATGCCAATATACGTCGTCCTTTGTGAAGAACACTATTCGGGGTATGGGACCTGC ACGCGCACCATTCATTTACGATGTCTGGCGTTCCCCAGAGGTTCTCGCAAAGATCTCAGAGGTGGCTGGCATTGATCTTATCCCTGCCATGAACTATGAGATCGCCGCCATCAATATCTCGGTGAATGACCAGACTACGACGGTTCTGAACAACACCAAATCAGAGGACGAGGATTTGTCTGCCTTTGCATGGCACTGGGACAGTTACCCATTTGTGTGTGTTACGATGCTTTCTGATTACACCGGCATGGTTGGAGGAGAGACTGCACTCAAGACAGCTAGTGATGAGATCATGAAGGTTCGCGGGCCTGCGATG GGAACTGCCGTTGTTATGCAAGGCAGATATATTGAACACCAGGCTCTCAAGGCGTTTGGAGGCAAAGAACGCATTAGCATGATCACTTCGTTCCGCGCCAAATCTCCGCTTGTGAAAGACGATTGTGTTCTTACTGGAGTTCGGTCTATCAGCAACGTATTGGAGCTTTACAGGGAATGGTCTGAGTACAGACTGAAGGTTCTCGAAGAGCGGATTCGTGCTGAATTGGAGAACGAACGCCAAAAGCAACTGGGACAGCGTCCCTTCAGTATCTCAGATATGAAGACCTTCTTGATCCATCAGAGGGAATATTTGGATGCTACGATTGCGGAACTCATGGAATAG
- a CDS encoding uncharacterized protein (amino acid transporters) has product MSDGIEDVSHGTDDYDAQDIEKPGEVVAGTGQLQRRPENRQIQIMGVGGAIGTALFISIGGALPKGGPLSLLLGYAIYCLRLACVNNCLAEMTVLYPVPGGFIRLAGKWVDDAFGFMAGWNFFLFEALSIPFEITAINMVLSFWRDDIPTGAVCGACIAAYA; this is encoded by the coding sequence ATGAGCGACGGCATAGAGGATGTCAGCCATGGCACGGATGACTATGACGCCCAGGACATTGAGAAGCCAGGAGAAGTCGTCGCTGGTACGGGCCAACTGCAACGACGTCCCGAAAATCGGCAAATTCAGATCATGGGAGTCGGCGGTGCTATCGGTACGGCACTCTTCATTAGCATTGGTGGTGCCTTGCCAAAAGGTGGACCACTAAGCTTGCTTCTCGGCTACGCGATATACTGCCTTAGACTTGCTTGTGTCAACAATTGCCTGGCCGAAATGACTGTTCTGTATCCTGTCCCGGGTGGGTTCATCCGCCTGGCTGGTAAATGGGTCGATGATGCTTTCGGTTTTATGGCAGGGtggaacttcttcctctttgaaGCCCTTTCAATTCCATTTGAAATCACCGCCATCAACATGGTGCTCTCGTTCTGGAGAGATGATATTCCAACTGGTGCCGTGTGTGGTGCATGCATCGCTGCTTATGCGTAA
- a CDS encoding uncharacterized protein (predicted protein), whose protein sequence is MAEYLHTGDLGRFEGVLAALWTASFTIMGPEFINLIAAEAKRPRVHIKNAFKVIYWLPSVCGTSASHQRPPHHHDLLGWKYIHVLCEPKSIWPVLGQPCTKNGVPIYCVIVVMCFPLLSLLSLGNGSSQALTWLSNRITAGAIIDYIVVCVTYIFFYRACQAQSVDRKTFT, encoded by the exons ATGGCTGAGTACCTTCACACCGGAGACCTAGGCCGTTTCGAGGGAGTCCTCGCTGCTCTATGGACGGCTAGCTTTACTATTATGGGCCCGGAATTCATAAACCTTATAGCCGCTGAAGCGAAACGACCACGAGTCCACATCAAGAACGCTTTCAAGGTTATATACTGGCTGCCATCAGT TTGCGGGACTTCCGCATCTCATCAACGCCCCCCTCATCACCACGATCTTCTCGGCTGGaaatacatacatgtacTGTGCGAGCCGAAGTCTATATGGCCTGTCCTTGGACAGCCATGCACCAAGAACGGTGTCCCGATATACTGTGTGATCGTCGTGATGTGCTTTCCCCTACTgtcccttctttcccttggaaaTGGGTCTTCGCAGGCGCTCACTTGGCTCAGCAATCGTATCACTGCTGGCGCTATCATCGACTACATTGTTGTCTGCGTTACCTACATTTTCTTCTACCGAGCCTGCCAAGCACAGTCCGTAGATCGCAAGACTTTCACCTAA
- a CDS encoding HpcH/HpaI aldolase family protein (2,4-dihydroxyhept-2-ene-1,7-dioic acid aldolase) — MQAANLLQKSLKKGEPSFGGGQMLPGTNLTRTICRSARNLEWLLIDLEHGNISDDSMHEIVAATAACGVSPIVRVAEGQPWMIKRALDSGAHGILVPVTDTAEDARNVVRYSKFPLLEIGVLRVFSRWRKITGMEYLQQANDSLVIAVQIETKAALENVREIAAVPSVDVLFIGPFDLSVNIGHPITNPEKMDPELVKAIQSIHDAARAAGKASGIYCDTGEQAREYSNKGFQMMSVMTDMVGMRKVFKQAFDAAKGDL; from the exons ATGCAAGCAGCCAACCTTCTCCAAAAATCCCTCAAAAAAGGCGAACCCTCCTTCGGAGGCGGGCAAATGCTCCCCGGAACCAACCTAACCAGAACCATATGCCGGTCAGCACGCAACCTCGAATGGCTCCTCATTGACCTCGAACACGGCAACATCTCCGATGACTCAATGCATGAGATCGTAGCAGCTACCGCAGCATGTGGAGTCTCACCCATCGTCCGTGTCGCGGAAGGTCAACCTTGGATGATAAAACGAGCATTAGACTCTGGCGCCCACGGCATCCTTGTCCCAGTCACCGATACAGCCGAGGATGCGAGGAATGTGGTCCGATATTCGAAGTTTCCCCTGTTGGAAATCGGGGTTTTGAGAGTCTTCTCGCGGTGGAGAA AGATCACGGGTATGGAATACTTACAGCAAGCCAATGACTCGCTTGTCATTGCGGTGCAAATCGAAACAAAAGCTGCTCTGGAAAATGTTAGGGAAATTGCTGCTGTCCCGAGTGTTGATGTTCTGTTTATTGGGCCTTTTGATCTCAGTGTCAATATTGGTCACCCTATCACCAACCCTGAGAAAATGGATCCTGAGCTCGTGAAGGCTATTCAGTCAATTCATGATGCTGCCCGGGCGGCAGGAAAGGCTTCTGGAATTTACTGTGACACCGGTGAGCAAGCGAGGGAATACTCGAATAAGGGTTTCCAGATGATGAGCGTGATGACGGACATGGtggggatgaggaaggtgTTCAAGCAGGCCTTTGATGCTGCCAAAGGAGATTTATAG
- a CDS encoding uncharacterized protein (predicted protein) has product MAGHYNTPLDDPIESIYPFNVLRDNALVVDIGGGKGHHSIRLAEKYEMMSFIVQDQTSVVETVQTENLPQSVAGRIEWQAHDLHSPQPVQGADVYILSHIMMDNQPGCVKKIDPRYLGAIINACFLLAVPAQIYSDMPQTQ; this is encoded by the coding sequence ATGGCAGGACACTATAACACACCGCTAGATGACCCTATCGAGAGCATCTACCCTTTCAATGTGTTAAGAGATAATGCCCTCGTCGTTGACATCGGTGGAGGCAAAGGCCACCATTCGATCCGACTTGCTGAGAAGTACGAAATGATGTCTTTCATCGTCCAGGACCAAACCAGTGTTGTTGAAACTGTTCAAACTGAAAACTTACCACAATCCGTCGCCGGGCGAATCGAATGGCAGGCACATGACCTACACTCTCCACAGCCGGTCCAGGGGGCAGATGTTTACATATTAAGCCATATCATGATGGACAATCAGCCTGGGTGTGTAAAGAAAATCGATCCCCGTTACTTGGGAGCAATAATTAACGCCTGTTTCCTTCTCGCAGTACCTGCGCAAATATACTCAGACATGCCTCAAACGCAATGA
- a CDS encoding uncharacterized protein (predicted protein), whose product MRSTVQERDQIQVVINACQELTALLTEPYEWIANAAWGYVDSVALSLVLSLKVHRHVPKNGGTISLVDLAAKTGSSVVLITRQDNATMRGSASSKMNAPTMLPSQRAVTVPSAR is encoded by the exons ATGAGGTCAACAGTCCAAGAGCGTGACCAGATACAAGTAGTGATAAATGCCTGTCAGGAGCTCACAGCCCTGCTGACAGAGCCATATGAATGGATCGCAAACGCAGCATGGGGATATGTTGACAGTGTCGCCCTCTCGCTAGTGTTGAGTTTGAAAGTCCATCGACATGTCCCCAAAAACGGTGGGACAATTTCACTTGTGGATTTGGCTGCAAAGACAGGCAGCTCCGTCGTTCTAATCA CAAGACAGGATAATGCGACAATGCGTGGGAGTGCTTCATCGAAGATGAACGCTCCCACAATGCTACCGTCACAACGAGCGGTCACTGTGCCTTCTGCACGAtga
- a CDS encoding uncharacterized protein (predicted protein): MATSALSAETLFDSLGQQYEDAYMNNPTLKETVTDAISLLPPQSHVLDVGCGTGKPVASNVALAGHNVHGIDISTAMIKIASSNIKGKFEKADMLTFQPTMKYDAIFSIFSMFQLTHSQTYTKMLNYCDWLKQDGVLVLGTIPATSLVHDETLYDSTGKLVRHADLIFMNHRFTGTLYTTAGWHDLVQKCGFEIVSEKFASFSSPPPYEKEIQDHYFIIAKKVVQHALMAPYPLPTKYRGPHPLSEGAWAPFSERLVRDEFDAVLDILKGNRRVLDVGSGHGIPSPDSTA, encoded by the exons ATGGCCACCTCAGCTTTATCCGCAGAAACCCTGTTCGACTCTCTGGGTCAACAGTACGAAGATGCCTACATGAACAATCCAACCCTCAAAGAAACGGTAACCGATgccatctccctcctccctcctcaATCCCATGTCCTCGACGTAGGCTGTGGCACGGGCAAACCAGTCGCAAGCAACGTCGCTCTGGCCGGCCACAACGTACACGGCATCGATATCTCCACTGCGATGATCAAGATCGCGTCATCCAACATCAAGGGTAAATTTGAAAAAGCAGATATGCTCACTTTCCAGCCTACAATGAAATATGACGCTAtattctccatcttctctatGTTCCAGCTCACCCATTCGCAGACATACACCAAGATGCTGAACTACTGTGACTGGCTCAAACAAGACGGGGTATTAGTTCTAGGGACCATCCCCGCTACATCTCTCGTGCATGATGAAACTCTCTATGACAGCACTGGAAAGTTGGTTCGCCACGCCGATCTGATATTCATGAACCATCGCTTCACAGGAACACTGTACACAACTGCTGGCTGGCATGACCTGGTCCAGAAATGTGGATTTGAAATTGTCAGCGAGAAATTTGCGAGCTTTTCCTCCCCCCCGCCGTACGAAAAGGAGATCCAGGATCATTATTTCATCATTGCTAAAAAGGTCGTGCAGCATGCACTTATGGCTCCTTATCCCCTTCCAACAAAATACAGAGGGCCGCACCCGCTGAGTGAGGGCGCCTGGGCACCATTCTCGGAGAGACTTGTCCGGGACGAGTTCGATGCCGTGCTTGATATCCTGAAAGGAAATAGAAGGGTTTTGGATGTGGGCAGCGGTCATGGGA TTCCTAGCCCTGACAGCACCGCTTGA
- a CDS encoding zinc-dependent alcohol dehydrogenase (alcohol dehydrogenase, class V) has protein sequence MDSIPSSQRAVVVQSPGNNYEMIILDDIPVRTPGADEILVKLSCTGLCHSEIRAVLAWGAYNPIIGHEGVGTVIQTGPNVSPSLLHQRVGQKNTSRHVPGTLQQYVIADARFITRIPETVSDEVAAPLLCAGLTMAGAVGRLDDYRLSSGDWVVISGSGGGLGHLGVQIAARIKGFRVIAVDSGEVKRKVSLESGAEVFIDYRTEDVAARVREVTGGEGAHATIVVPGTREAFAMAPQVVRNMGLIVGVGLPPNEMDWPISATVSAARGLCIVGSSVGTEDQMSELLEQAGRGEITPAIEVFEFEETPRLVDRLRNDAIAGRAVVRIPQ, from the exons ATGGATTCCATACCTAGCTCTCAGCGCGCAGTGGTCGTGCAAAGTCCAGGGAATAATTATGAAATGATCATCCTCGACGACATCCCTGTCAGAACACCCGGAGCGGACGAGATCCTAGTCAAGTTGTCATGTACAGGACTCTG TCACTCTGAAATCCGTGCCGTCCTAGCCTGGGGCGCCTACAACCCTATCATCGGCCACGAAGGTGTCGGAACTGTAATCCAAACCGGCCCCAACGTCTccccctcccttcttcaccagCGAGTCGGA CAGAAGAATACGAGTCGCCACGTGCCCGGTACATTACAGCAGTACGTCATCGCGGACGCAAGATTCATCACGCGGATCCCGGAGACAGTCTCGGATGAAGTGGCCGCGCCCTTGCTATGTGCTGGTCTTACCATGGCTGGTGCGGTGGGGAGGTTGGATGACTACCGCCTCAGCTCCGGTGATTGGGTGGTGATTTCGGGGTCAGGTGGTGGATTGGGGCATCTGGGGGTCCAGATTGCCGCTCGGATAAAGGGATTCCGGGTTATTGCGGTTGATAGTGGCgaagtgaagaggaaggttAGCTTGGAGTCTGGTGCCGAGGTGTTCATTGATTACCGGACGGAAGACGTTGCGGCCAGGGTCCGAGAAGTGACAGGCGGAGAGGGTGCACATGCGACAATTGTGGTGCCCGGGACGAGAGAGGCATTTGCGATGGCGCCACAGGTTGTGAGGAATATGGGATTGATAGTTGGGGTGGGACTACCACCGAATGAGATGGACTGGCCTATTTCTGCGACAGTATCCGCGGCTAGAG GTCTTTGTATTGTTGGCTCTTCGGTAGGCACGGAGGACCAGATGAGTGAGCTTTTGGAGCAGGCAGGCAGGGGAGAGATTACGCCTGCAATTGAAGTTTTTGAATTCGAGGAGACGCCGCGTCTAGTGGATAGGTTGAGAAATGATGCTATCGCTGGTAGAGCAGTGGTAAGAATACCGCAGTAA
- a CDS encoding uncharacterized protein (predicted protein) has protein sequence MAQISDSINTIQRFTPEDVSKHNTPDNLWTIIGNEIYDLTDFQKEHPGGAKILQAVAGKDGTKKFRKYHREALLVKYKTLLAGELVVQPKGRKWLFFKTSK, from the exons ATGGCTCAAATATCGGATTCCATCAACACAATCCAACGATTTACTCCAGAAGACGTTTCAAAACACAACACTCCCGATAACCTATGGACCATCATTGGCAATGAGATATATGACTTGACCGACTTTCAGAAAGAGCATCCAGGGGGAGCAAAAA TTCTTCAAGCCGTTGCAGGAAAAGACGGGACAAAAAAGTTCCGCAAATATCACCGAGAGGCGTTGTTGGTGAAATACAAAACATTACTGGCAGGAGAGCTGGTAGTCCAGCCAAAGGGCCGAAAATGGTTATTCTTCAAAACTTCCAAATGa
- a CDS encoding DUF3712 domain-containing protein (predicted protein), whose translation MSISSNNTAVLNREQFVEALTKAVYSKQFKLSAKGSTTGHLGALKAPVTLDKDVELAGLDKLSGFSIDTASLILPAEEDGTNLRGTATLPNHSVVTFALVSQFID comes from the exons ATGAGCATCAGCAGCAATAACACAGCTGTCCTCAACCGGGAGCAATTCGTCGAGGCATTAACCAAGGCCGTATATTCGAAGCAGTTTAAATTGTCGGCAAAGGGTTCGACAACAGGACATTTGGGGGCTCTCAAGGCACCGGTGACTCTGGATAAAGATGTGGAACTTGCTG GGCTGGACAAACTCAGCGGGTTCTCCATCGATACAGCCAGCCTTATCCTACcagcggaagaagatggaactAACCTGAGAGGAACCGCAACACTGCCCAACCATTCTGTTGTCACATTTGCTCTGGTGAGTCAGTTCATTGACTAG
- a CDS encoding oxygenase MpaB family protein (uncharacterized protein conserved in bacteria): MDEKQDITTQNEKANGADEKLLTELENPQKIQKIVREGILLAGGGAAILLQVAMPGVGKGVDEHSNFSYRPLDRLRTTMTYVYCMAFGTPEEKKIIIEMVHKAHSVVRGPDYSADDPHLQVWVAATLYAVGIDLYEQVFGRMDEATAEAIYREYAVLAVSLRVQPEMWPPTREAFWIYWDEQINKLQHQITPQAKNVCKDLLFNKQVPFVIRISMPLVRLMTADLLPDRFREEYGLKTSRSRRGMQKVVRGLTKVVYPATPSFIRTYPMRYYMKDMRKRMKKAQHK, encoded by the coding sequence ATGGACGAAAAACAAGACATCACCACTCAAAATGAGAAAGCAAATGGCGCCGATGAAAAGCTCCTCACGGAGCTGGAGAACCCTcaaaaaatccaaaaaatAGTTCGCGAAGGCATTCTACTCGCCGGCGGTGGAGCGGCCATTCTCCTGCAAGTTGCCATGCCTGGCGTTGGCAAAGGCGTTGATGAACACAGCAACTTCTCCTATCGTCCGTTGGATCGACTTCGCACGACTATGACATACGTCTACTGCATGGCGTTCGGtacaccagaagaaaagaaaatcattATCGAGATGGTCCATAAAGCACATTCAGTCGTCAGAGGCCCTGACTACTCGGCCGATGATCCACACCTGCAGGTCTGGGTTGCGGCGACTCTCTACGCCGTTGGGATTGATCTGTATGAGCAGGTCTTTGGGCGCATGGACGAGGCCACCGCTGAAGCAATCTATCGTGAATATGCCGTTCTTGCGGTCTCCCTCCGTGTCCAGCCGGAGATGTGGCCGCCGACTCGCGAGGCGTTCTGGATCTATTGGGATGAACAAATCAACAAGTTACAGCATCAGATAACCCCACAAGCGAAAAATGTATGCAAGGATCTGCTGTTCAATAAACAGGTTCCTTTCGTGATCCGCATTTCCATGCCACTGGTGCGGTTGATGACCGCGGATTTGCTTCCAGATCGTTTCCGGGAGGAGTATGGGCTCAAGACCAGTAGGAGTCGGAGGGGAATGCAAAAGGTGGTCCGGGGACTTACGAAGGTTGTGTACCCTGCTACACCGAGTTTTATTCGGACCTACCCTATGCGGTATTACATGAAGGACATgcggaagagaatgaagaaggCCCAACATAAGTAG
- a CDS encoding uncharacterized protein (predicted protein) produces MNSRGSIFSKFIHVFLFWMKQGFGVSLPTPLHIQYHYLFCKLFSFRAALYVYTLSFWSFIPTNTISTSPWKRSTNADSVIDEKLEQHSTIVPSYSSISKQKMTHSPKHKAPFSSPTTPPLTILKLAVYG; encoded by the exons ATGAATTCGCGAGGCAGTATTTTCTCCAAATTCATCCATGTCTTCCTGTTCTGGATGAAGCAGGGTTTTGGCGTATCTCTGCCGACTCCGCTTCACATACAATATCACTATTTGTTTTGCAAGCTCTTCTCTTTTCGAGCTGCCCTGTACGTATACACACTATCCTTCTGGTCATTCATTCCCACTAATACCATCAGCACGTCTCCTTGGAAACGCTCCACAAATGCGGATTCAGTGATAGACGAAAAGCTAGAACAACATTCTACAATCGTGCCAAG CTACTCTTCGATCTCCAAGCAGAAAATGACGCATTCGCCAAAGCACAAGGCTCCGTTCTCCTCGCCCACCACACCTCCGCTCACGATCCTCAAGCTAGCAGTATATGGTTGA